The Danio rerio strain Tuebingen ecotype United States chromosome 1, GRCz12tu, whole genome shotgun sequence genome includes a region encoding these proteins:
- the rln3b gene encoding relaxin-3b isoform X1, which yields MCRVAVLVFGLLVALLGGAQATDGHSIYGVKLCGREFIRAVIFTCGGSRWRRSLDDSGDLSSDLLSAHDDEASERWALNSVIPGLSYRPRPNSETPSWAAEASEGPVFSRTARSVISEEVLEALRTSDRKGRDVVVGLSNACCKWGCSKSEISSLC from the exons ATGTGTAGAGTTGCAGTACTCGTGTTTGGCCTGCTGGTTGCGCTGCTGGGCGGCGCTCAGGCCACAGATGGACACTCGATCTACGGCGTGAAGCTCTGCGGGAGAGAGTTCATCCGGGCGGTGATCTTCACCTGCGGAGGCTCGCGCTGGAGGAGATCTCTGGATGATTCAG GTGATCTGTCCAGTGATCTGCTCTCCGCTCATGATGACGAGGCCTCTGAAAGATGGGCCTTAAACTCAGTCATCCCTGGACTATCATACAGACCCCGTCCCAACTCGGAGACCCCTAGCTGGGCAGCAGAGGCTTCGGAGGGCCCTGTGTTCAGCCGTACCGCCCGGTCGGTCATCTCAGAGGAAGTGCTGGAGGCCCTGCGCACGTCAGACAGGAAAGGCCGTGATGTCGTGGTCGGCCTGTCCAACGCCTGCTGCAAATGGGGCTGCAGCAAGAGCGAGATCAGCTCATTATGTTAA
- the rln3b gene encoding relaxin-3b precursor, producing MCRVAVLVFGLLVALLGGAQATDGHSIYGVKLCGREFIRAVIFTCGGSRWRRSLDDSGRVNDLLSAHDDEASERWALNSVIPGLSYRPRPNSETPSWAAEASEGPVFSRTARSVISEEVLEALRTSDRKGRDVVVGLSNACCKWGCSKSEISSLC from the exons ATGTGTAGAGTTGCAGTACTCGTGTTTGGCCTGCTGGTTGCGCTGCTGGGCGGCGCTCAGGCCACAGATGGACACTCGATCTACGGCGTGAAGCTCTGCGGGAGAGAGTTCATCCGGGCGGTGATCTTCACCTGCGGAGGCTCGCGCTGGAGGAGATCTCTGGATGATTCAGGTAgggtaaa TGATCTGCTCTCCGCTCATGATGACGAGGCCTCTGAAAGATGGGCCTTAAACTCAGTCATCCCTGGACTATCATACAGACCCCGTCCCAACTCGGAGACCCCTAGCTGGGCAGCAGAGGCTTCGGAGGGCCCTGTGTTCAGCCGTACCGCCCGGTCGGTCATCTCAGAGGAAGTGCTGGAGGCCCTGCGCACGTCAGACAGGAAAGGCCGTGATGTCGTGGTCGGCCTGTCCAACGCCTGCTGCAAATGGGGCTGCAGCAAGAGCGAGATCAGCTCATTATGTTAA